The genomic segment AACCTACCAGACACACCACCGCTGTGGAAACAGTGATTGCTTCGAAGTCTGTGCGTGAAGGAGACCCTGATGTGTGCTGTGGTACCCTAAAGGTTACATTAGTCCAGCTGAATGACTCTGGACTGTACCAGTGTTATTTGAATGACACTAAACTCTTCACTCATGGCACCTACCTTCATGTCTACGGTaagtctgagtgtgtgtgcgcacagCACAAACCAATCAGATACTGCAGTcggtatgtgtgtatgtgtgcgctAAACATATGGTAATAGAGTCAAGCGAGCTTTAAGCACTGCTTACACCTCATAAGCCATAAATCCTGTTAACATTAGTCCATCCAAGAGTTGAGTGAATGGCAGCATTCTTGTATATTGCAACTTGgttaatgtttctatcatcagGTTGGTCTCATTGAAGGCTGCTGCCCAATCGTTTTAATAGTGCCAAAATTACCTCAAGCTGCAGTCAAATGTGACTAATGTGTAACGGCATTAGCCACTGAAATGCCATTTAGCATCATAATCTCATTAAATAAAGATGGCAGATGTGGAAATGGGAAGCCACAAAACTCTGTGGATTATGTGTGAAATAACTTGCATTAGTTTACAAGAACACCATTACCCTGAACTAACAATACTATCAATTgtacattattctgtttttttttaagtaaatagAACAGTTATATAACGCTTTAGTCATGCAGCAAATCTCACTGTAAGTCTGTTGAGTAATTATTTAGTCTGCTTCCTTTTAAATGCTCCAGGTTCttttaaatgtgcagttttgCTACCAAAACAACAAGCATTTACATTCACATACCTAAACGTGCAACTGCTGTTAAGTCTGTTTTCCCTTTGCACCCTTCCTGCATGCTTAGAGCCACTGGACAAGACAATAGACTTCGACGAAAGCACCAAAAACACGATCCTGACCGTTGAGGGAATCCTACTGTTAATGTGTGTTCTGGTGCCTTCCGCCATTCTTCTGTTCAAGGTTGGAAAGTCACATTATTATGCACTGATCTGTCATCAAACCGCCAGACCAGTAGCATAGTTCATTTTCAAACGTTCATAATAAGGCCTGTTTGGCTGCATTATGTAAAACAGTCCTACTTCAGTTGTTCATATCTCATACTGATTCACATGtctcaaatgtgtatttttcataCTGTGTCCTGCCTTTCCCCAGTGGGAAGTTGCACCATTTATCAACTTCTGTTACTCCCCTTACAGTCAAAGACTCTCCATACActggagaagaagaaaatgaagaaggaAGAGGAAAACATATATCAGGTAGACATTAAATGAGTAACATCTTTCTTCAACTCAAACTCATGTCATGACAAGCAAACTACTTTTCTGAAAGGAGGAACAAAGATATGAATGAACATGCTGTCTTATGTCACTAGTCAATAATTAATATGAATGTACTCaatgaattttgtgttttcttgatttccttattttttatgtCACAATCAGGGGCTGAATCTTGATGATTGTTGTACAACATATGATCAGATTGAACGCTCCCAGGCACAGGGTCCATACCAGGATGTGGCCAACATTTTGGGAGAAGGGGATGAAGTCCAGCTCGAGAAACCATGAAAGGAAGTGGAGAAAAGtgtgaaatgtaattttttttagcatctgAAACGTATTGCTTAACTTTGTGCAATCATTTATGATTCAAACAGCCATTGTTCAAATCGCCTTACTACATAGTTATGGCAGTTACCAGGATTTTAGGCCACATAAGTTCTAGTAGCCATGCcactcattttattcatttaaaaacagctACGTGTGTGTTGTCTTTTCCTTGGCATTAAATTGATACATTTAAGGAGAAAGAATATGAAATGCTTGTCAGATGGTTAACAGTCTGAAAAATACTCAAGACATGCTAGTTGCTGAGGAATTTGTGTACAGATTAAGAACTCCTTAACAGCTTCAGAGTGACCATTGAGGTAAGATCATTTTGTTATCAGCTTTAATGTTTATATAAACCTCTGTAAAATGAACTATTTGCATTATACTGTAACTTATGACAATTACTTGCCTTCTAATGCTTCTTTAACTGCTGGAAAAATAAagagtgtaaaaaaaatcaacaaattccTCTGTTCTGTAATCTGCATGAATGGAATAGGGGCTCACGTTTTCTTTACCAAGTTGTCGAGCCAAGTAAACAGGGCGGGTCATTCAACTGTTGAGCGTCATGATTGGCTAAAAGACCTCAAACGCAGTCTTTCATTGGCTGTATTTTTTGGCATGGGCGGAGCTTCGGGGTTCTCAGGTAGGTATGTAGGATAGATGAGAGAGGCGGTGCGTAAACAGAGAGGGCGAAGATGGCGTCGGGCAAGAAGGGTGGTGCGAATACTAGATTGGAGAAAGGTGCGAATGGAAGACGCTCGTCCAAACACAAAGAGGGTCCAGTGGGTGAGTTTTTCTGTGCTGTGTCAACTTCGCCCCCTGGTGCTTTCCCCTTTAATAACTCGCCCCTTTACACCCCCGCTGTCGTGCGTTAGCAGCTAGGTTACATTAGCTGTCCTTGAATAGCCGCCGTTATGTTTGTCTCAAAAGCTTAGTTCTGCTAATTGTTATGTGACATATAAAGTGGGTGTTGTGGAAATACATTAGCATAGTGTCTTAAAGTGCTTCCGAAAGAAATGTCCCGTCAAGCTCTACCACTGGCAACTCAGGAGCATCCCTCAGTCAAAGCTGCGACCTATTTGTTGTTAGTTGCCTCGTTGTAACGGTAGTCATTTCCGTAACTGGCATCACACCTATATGCATTTATACTTACTTTTCACTTTCTGTGCCCTTAGTCTCAACCTCTGACACTGACAGGAGCCACCTGAGCAGGTACTGCCAGCACaacagagaggggagggggccTAGATTAGTGAGATTATGTTGCGATGTGTCAGATATGGGAGGGATGGGGCCGCTGGTTGCACTGCACTGTGCATAAATCGATTAAGCGAATTGATGGTGACGCCGTCATTAATTCTGCCTGTGTGACATGAGAGCAGGCTGACACATGGTGACCAACGGACAGCCTGCGAAATATGGGGCAGTCCTAATATGATGCTGCCTGCAGGAACAGGGAATCAGCTGCTGTCATTTAACACACTCACAAAGTCAGTGTTTAGCCGTGTTCTCCTGGAACAGTCCATCCAGTTCCAACCCGCTGCTTCTGTCAGAACACTGCTATTTATTTTTAGCTGTCTTTGCAATGCTAATAAAAATACTTTCAATACTTTCCTGTTTATAAATGATGTGTTTATTAGAGGAGTTTCTTTAAACCTAATCTTACTTGTTAGGTATGGTTTCTATcatgttcagtttttgtaagATCTATTtatgagatttacagttttcttttccATGTTAGACAACGTGTTATACAACTGGAATAAGCCCTTTATGTGGAAGGGAAGTGGAGGCTCATTGTTGCTAGTTTCCTGTTGTTGCGCTTGGCCTTGTGTGTGTAAAGGTACTCTGTCTGGGAGAGGGGTATTCCTCTTGCCTGCGTACTGCTCTAAgttttcttaaacatttttcctATCGATGTGACATCACTTGAGTATCAGAtatct from the Acanthochromis polyacanthus isolate Apoly-LR-REF ecotype Palm Island chromosome 12, KAUST_Apoly_ChrSc, whole genome shotgun sequence genome contains:
- the cd79a gene encoding B-cell antigen receptor complex-associated protein alpha chain; the encoded protein is MRIAVIVVLCSLAGITQGEVTLKADRPYLEVRHPSSAELKCCYKGAPQDLIWIRRVKPTRHTTAVETVIASKSVREGDPDVCCGTLKVTLVQLNDSGLYQCYLNDTKLFTHGTYLHVYEPLDKTIDFDESTKNTILTVEGILLLMCVLVPSAILLFKSKTLHTLEKKKMKKEEENIYQGLNLDDCCTTYDQIERSQAQGPYQDVANILGEGDEVQLEKP